In Mangifera indica cultivar Alphonso chromosome 7, CATAS_Mindica_2.1, whole genome shotgun sequence, the genomic window CCTAACATGCTAGAAGCCCTCCTCCCAATTCCCCATGCATCAAGCGACCTCTCTTGGCAAGACCACAAATTCCCGGAGCAAGGGAACCACAAAAAAGCGCAATATCTCCAGGAGATTGGAGCCTTCAGGCTCACAATGGAGACATTAACAAATCAGGATTCTATTACTACTTGAAAATCTCATCCCATCAGTGGCGGATTTCTAATCCTGGGGATCCAGCTTGATAGTTTGGGTGATTGCCACAGTTctgatttttttcataattatgttTGTTATGCAGGACAGGATAATTGTAGATGAATTCATAATTCTTAAGTATGCAGCTCGTTTTATTGCAGAAAAGACATCTTCAGATTCTTAATCATACAAAAAAGCAGACCAACTACTCAAATATCTCTGTTTTCAATAAGGTAAGGGGAGAAACCTAGGGTCACATTGCATATCTCTGCAGTTTACTGAGAGGAACAATCCAACGAGCTTTCACTGAAATATTATTGCATAATGTTCCTCAAATATGGTATGATTCAACTAAGAATTTAACTCTTGACACAGGCAAAAGCCTGGCAAACTGaagttgttaatattttataatccaaGTGACAGAGAAAATGACTTTGATTCAGCTACTTAGACTTGTGGTAAATTGATACATCTAGCATTTTGTGATTATCATTCTCACTTCAAAAGTTACATACCGGTCAaggaatgaaaatttgagaCTCTTGCTCATGTGATAACATAATAGCATCATGTCAATAATCAAACTAACACTTTcctaatatataaacataattccGAAATTAAGGTGCTTTAACAAAACAAGTAATACTTGGATTAGATGCAATTAAATTATACCTGGAAAGACCCTACATGACTAATGTAGATAGAATGGTGGAGTTTATCAATTGCACTTCATTCAATCTGGTTTCTTTAAATTCAAGCAATTATCCACAGCCTGGCTGAACAACTCTTGCACCTGTTTCAGTTCCTTCTCTGTTCACAAAAAATTTACTGAGAATGTTAGTTCTCACGTTTGAAAATTATCCAGCAgataggaaataaaaaaaataggttGCAACGAACCAAGAAGATAAAGATTAGAAAAAAGCATAAATAACACAAATCTAGTATAGTCAGCCAGAGAATAGTTAAGAAACAagtatcaaaagaaaaaagggcATAGATATCACATATTATCTAGTCAGGTACGTTCaatagaaattatattatatttgcaaCCAAGTATTTTAAAGTTCTCAATAGCAACCCAGATCCTAATTGGCAACAACAACTAAGGCCCACATATCTGACCCTCAAAGCATGAAGGTATAGATATGTAGAGTTCTATCATTCATACTTTTTAGTACATTTCATAACCGggtttaataatcaaatattatgtGGTTCGCGTTTATATATAGAAGTAAAGATTGATCATAGATTTTCCctcaaaagaaacaaagagtaGGATAACATTCTAACAAATCACTGCATCAATTTGTAAGGCATAAAGGTTTGCAAATTCACCAGCAGCTTCCAGTTGCCTCTGCAATTCTTGACCCACAGCATCATTCTCAGACTGCAAGTGAATTtacaagaaaaaatgaaaagtcACACTATCTGTgaaacattttaataataaaatagagaaaTCTGAGTTCCTAAAGTTTACGGACTATACCTGGAGTTCTGCAATCCTTTTCAATTGAGCTTCTTGACCACCCTCAGCTAATGGAAGAGCTGCAACCAATGCATCAAACTGAAAGAGAAATACAATATGTGGAACTGCATATCAATTAACTTTCTTGTAAGCAGAAAACTTGTTAATCAACAAACTTTATAGTAGGATGAACAGAAAATAAAAGGAGCTTCATGGccaaaaaactaatatttgaaTAGGCCAATTAACAATGACAAACCAGAAAAGTTTCTACCATAAATCCAGGCCtaaaacaataacaattttaatgcAATGTACAAAATTAAATTCTGTAGGAAAGACAAGTCAGATGAAACTTTAACCGTTGATCTTCAGTCAACAGCATACATTCATTGCtctaacaaagaaaataacttcTAGAAAATCTTCCTGTCCTGGTGGATCAACATATCTTATCGGTGTCTATGAAAATTTCAACATCTCCCTCAACCTACCAGTGAAATGGTGATCACAACAGAGTGAACATGCAAAACTAGATGAGAAGAGAActctaattttagtaataattcaaataaactaTTCTATTCAAATCAACACGAACCTGCTTAGCTGCTTTTACAAGAGCAGCACTCATGAGCTTGGGTTGCTCCAGAAAATTTGCTGCATCCTCTGGGGGATTAGTAGCTGGTGGTTCTGGGTAGGTTGGAGAGAGTCGAACAGGAGGAGCATCCCTTTGCAGTGTACCAAAGGTATTAAAGGCAATACCCGCAATTTGATTGACTTGTTCTTGTAACTGTGAAATGATGTCCATCCTGCAAAAGTTAACActgatatttttatagtttatacTCTCACAGacaacatatttataaaacaattacctactaagaaaataaaaggCCCCTTCCTATGccaatttaaccaaaattttagaaaaactatagaaatttaaccaaaatataACTTATTAACTGATATTGATTCATAAATAAGCCAATAAAAATAGACAAATTAGAAAAATCAATCAGAAAAATTGACTGACTTAAATGAGCCCAATTTCAGAATGCAATTATTTCCCCAAAAAATAAACAGAAGGCCACAAGAAAACTTAAGAGGATcagcaattttttaattttcttatgattaaatcgagaaacaaacaaaaataaagagaacttgctgaaaaattaaaatgggaAAGAGTATCTAAAATGGGTTGAGAAAAATCTGGATAGCAGAAAGGCGAGCTTTGGCTAGAGACTCCACATCGTGATTGATTTGTGAGCTAATCCAAGAAAATAAGACAGATAAGGATTTCGATTCTCAGTTGTAGGTCAGAAAGGGATTAGTGATGTACTGCAAAGTTCTTAAGCAGtcttttatccaaaaaaaatgaACTAACTGATCCTGAATTTCAAAATTGGTTCTATCCAGTTAAGACACATACATTCCccaattaaaatttgatattataaaatataatataaaaactcaAACGAAActccagaaaaagaaaaaaaaggaatcaaaatttttcactcTAAGCCACAAAATCAATATACCAGAGGCAAGGACAAAATACAATctcaattgaatttttttttttaaaaaaaaaaaccaaacaggGACTTCCagaataaatcaaaatatttccTTCTCTACTTCGGATTCAGCTTGAATATTAGAAGAAAAGCACCGTCTTGAAGTTCTGAACAGTACAATTGAGCATAaacacaatataacacattattaataaaaaatatacaacgcgaaactaatttttttaagtgaaaatcaagacaaaataaacataataaaaccCATATAAAcgaaaattttctgttaaataaaagtttatatatacatatatatatacatccaTCCCTTTCCCATTACCACATGCAAATACCCAAATTCATCTCTTCCCCATCGCCTCCAAAAGCAAAGCTTTTAATAAACAACACAAAATTCGAAAATGAaatccacataaagagataaATCAGAAATTACAGAGCACCTGCCACTTCACTCGGACCAGAAAATTTATGAGTCGTCGGCAAAAGCGATTGAATTAGAAGTATGTCTTGTTGACGACGAAAATTGGAAAGGAGTTGACCACGGCCTCGGAGGATGGAGAGCAATGGGGCTTGTCGACAATGGCGATTGGAGAGGGTGAAAAGGAGTTCAGGATTTTGACCtgcactttaaaatttta contains:
- the LOC123220217 gene encoding mediator of RNA polymerase II transcription subunit 21-like, with amino-acid sequence MDIISQLQEQVNQIAGIAFNTFGTLQRDAPPVRLSPTYPEPPATNPPEDAANFLEQPKLMSAALVKAAKQFDALVAALPLAEGGQEAQLKRIAELQSENDAVGQELQRQLEAAEKELKQVQELFSQAVDNCLNLKKPD